Proteins encoded within one genomic window of Streptomyces sp. NBC_01314:
- a CDS encoding endo-1,4-beta-xylanase — protein MTHTNRFRCHFRYRCRTPVLALVAGALLSTAVAVQPASAHDPSGPSGPSGQSGQSGQSGQSLRKLADRAGVRIGTAVDMNALAEDRTYRRTTAREFDSVTAENAMKWESVEPRRGVHDWKPADDLVRYARAHGQVVRGHTLVWHSQLPGWLTSGVEDGSIGSTELRGILRNHITTEVKRYKGKIQQWDVVNEVFEEDGSLRNSIWLRELGPSYIADAFRWAHAADPKAKLFLNDYNVEGVNAKSTAYYELAKRLRAEGVPVQGFGAQGHLAIQYGFPGQVAENLARFEALGMRTAFTEVDVRMILPVDETKSATQASYFRRLLDACLGARSCTSFTVWGFTDRYSWVPGVFGGQGAATPMDEEYGRKPAYGALREGLAAGR, from the coding sequence ATGACGCACACGAACCGTTTCCGCTGCCACTTCCGCTACCGCTGCCGCACGCCCGTGCTCGCGCTGGTCGCCGGGGCACTGCTGTCCACGGCGGTGGCCGTGCAGCCGGCCTCGGCGCACGACCCGTCCGGTCCTTCGGGTCCGTCCGGCCAGTCCGGCCAGTCCGGCCAGTCCGGCCAGTCCTTGAGGAAGCTCGCCGACCGGGCCGGTGTCCGCATCGGTACCGCTGTGGACATGAACGCGCTGGCCGAGGACCGTACCTACCGCAGGACGACCGCGCGCGAGTTCGACTCGGTGACCGCCGAGAACGCCATGAAGTGGGAGTCGGTGGAGCCGCGGCGGGGCGTCCACGACTGGAAGCCCGCCGACGACCTCGTCCGGTACGCCCGCGCCCATGGGCAGGTCGTCCGCGGCCACACCCTCGTCTGGCACAGCCAGCTGCCGGGCTGGCTGACCTCCGGGGTGGAGGACGGGTCGATCGGCTCGACGGAGCTGCGGGGCATTCTGCGGAACCACATCACGACGGAGGTGAAGCGCTACAAGGGGAAGATCCAGCAGTGGGACGTGGTGAACGAGGTCTTCGAGGAGGACGGCAGCCTGCGGAACTCGATCTGGCTGCGTGAGCTGGGTCCGTCCTACATCGCGGACGCCTTCCGCTGGGCCCATGCCGCCGACCCGAAGGCGAAGCTCTTCCTCAACGACTACAACGTGGAGGGCGTCAACGCGAAGTCCACGGCGTACTACGAACTGGCGAAGCGGTTGCGGGCGGAGGGCGTGCCGGTGCAGGGCTTCGGCGCTCAGGGCCACCTCGCGATCCAGTACGGCTTCCCGGGGCAGGTCGCCGAGAACCTCGCCCGCTTCGAGGCGCTGGGGATGCGGACGGCGTTCACGGAGGTGGACGTGCGGATGATCCTGCCGGTGGACGAGACGAAGTCGGCGACCCAGGCGAGTTACTTCCGGAGGCTGCTGGATGCCTGCCTGGGGGCGCGGAGCTGCACGTCGTTCACGGTGTGGGGCTTCACGGACAGGTACTCGTGGGTGCCGGGGGTCTTCGGCGGTCAGGGGGCGGCGACGCCGATGGACGAGGAGTACGGGCGGAAGCCGGCGTACGGGGCGCTGCGGGAGGGGCTGGCGGCCGGGAGGTGA
- a CDS encoding glycosyl hydrolase 115 family protein, which yields MSADVSRRTVLGAGAGLAVVPALPGVARAEEASAGGAPGGPRVTDPGAYISFTGGAFSLVGAPVVVGPEDHPGVVRVAGDLRDDIERVTGVRPGSGMAAEVVLVGTIGRSPLIDGLIAAGKLDVGGVRGEWETSLQTVVERPMPGVERAFVIAGSDPRGTIFGVYDVSYGLGVSPWYWWDDVPPVHRDAVYVRPGRFSQGTPAVKYRGVFVNDENPALGTWAPAFFGPGKAPGHPGGFNADFWAKVFEVLLRLKGNYVWPAVWGRAFAEDDPENHARAKAYGVVMGTSHEAPMMRGIEEWNRHAVPAVRDSSGKVVTPGRDPYGGTGEWSYRRNAEAIRAYWRDGIRRMVDEDFEGVVTLGMRGNGDTSLPDGDGIELMREIIETQRGIIAEVTGRPVEETPQVWTLYKEVQRYWDRGLRAPDDVTVVLTDDNWGNIRKHPDPGGPVRPGGYGLYYHFDYVGVGRNYKWVDTANLANLWEQLHEASSFGNRGLWVVNVGDLKGNELPTEFFLNYAWNPGRWDLKNLEEWERGFARQNFGAVVAAEIAEVLGAYGQLQARRKPELLNRRITLDETKDPTKDERAIVYDDQETPFFFGHRELERVTEEWRALAKRAERVGRRLPAAVQDAWFELVGYAVAATANLYGLRAAEFENLLYAGQGRAATNGRAAAAEAGLARDFALADRFNSGVAGGKWRGFQTQPHIGYGDVERYGPNAGWQQPEKNNVALPDEIFPKVRRIEVPEAADLGVAVDGADDSGQWWPRSATEAVLPVFSPYQTRPQQYVEIFNRGRTPFSYRIESSVPWLVVERSRGRVEEQVRVGVRVDWGRVPAGGAEAALTVSGAGASVRVKAVAEKPTAREARGLRGFVEAGGYVAIDAEHHARAVGSPDGRVRWRRIERIGRTGAGVTPWPVTAARQTPGGTGPRLEYEVSVLSAVDEVTVRAYVSPRNPTLATGGLRYAVSFGAGAPQVVDINAVTGADDGLMNKQWARNTSDNVNVTATRHAIAGPGVHRLTFWMVDPTVVLQRLVIDTGGLTPTYLGPLESQRV from the coding sequence ATGTCCGCGGACGTCAGCCGTAGAACCGTTCTGGGAGCGGGTGCAGGTCTCGCCGTGGTGCCCGCTCTGCCGGGTGTGGCGCGGGCGGAGGAGGCGTCGGCGGGTGGTGCGCCGGGCGGGCCGCGTGTCACCGATCCCGGCGCGTACATCTCCTTCACCGGCGGGGCGTTCTCGCTGGTCGGGGCGCCGGTCGTGGTCGGTCCCGAGGATCACCCCGGAGTCGTACGGGTCGCGGGGGATCTGCGGGACGACATCGAGCGGGTGACGGGGGTGCGGCCGGGGAGCGGGATGGCGGCCGAGGTCGTGCTGGTGGGGACCATCGGGCGGAGTCCGCTGATCGACGGGCTGATCGCCGCCGGGAAGCTGGACGTCGGCGGGGTGCGGGGTGAGTGGGAGACCTCGTTGCAGACGGTCGTCGAGCGGCCGATGCCCGGGGTGGAGCGGGCCTTCGTCATCGCGGGCAGCGATCCGCGCGGCACGATCTTCGGGGTGTACGACGTCTCGTACGGCCTCGGTGTCTCGCCCTGGTACTGGTGGGACGACGTGCCGCCGGTCCACCGGGACGCGGTGTACGTGCGGCCGGGCCGCTTCAGTCAGGGGACGCCGGCCGTGAAGTACCGGGGCGTCTTCGTCAACGACGAGAACCCGGCGCTCGGGACGTGGGCGCCGGCGTTCTTCGGACCCGGGAAGGCGCCGGGGCATCCCGGGGGCTTCAACGCGGACTTCTGGGCGAAGGTCTTCGAGGTGTTGTTGAGGCTGAAGGGGAACTACGTCTGGCCGGCGGTGTGGGGGCGGGCCTTCGCCGAGGACGATCCGGAGAACCACGCGCGGGCGAAGGCCTATGGGGTTGTCATGGGCACGTCTCATGAGGCGCCCATGATGCGGGGGATCGAGGAGTGGAACCGGCACGCGGTGCCGGCGGTGCGGGACAGCTCGGGCAAGGTGGTGACCCCTGGGCGCGACCCCTACGGCGGCACCGGCGAGTGGTCGTACCGCCGGAACGCGGAAGCCATCCGGGCGTACTGGCGGGACGGCATCCGGCGCATGGTCGACGAGGACTTCGAGGGCGTCGTCACGCTGGGGATGCGGGGCAACGGCGACACGAGCCTCCCGGACGGCGACGGCATCGAGCTGATGCGGGAGATCATCGAGACCCAGCGGGGGATCATCGCCGAGGTGACCGGCCGGCCGGTGGAGGAGACCCCGCAGGTGTGGACCCTCTACAAGGAGGTCCAGCGGTACTGGGACCGAGGGCTGCGGGCGCCGGACGACGTGACGGTCGTCCTCACGGACGACAACTGGGGGAACATCCGTAAGCATCCGGACCCGGGGGGCCCCGTACGACCTGGGGGTTACGGGTTGTACTACCACTTCGACTACGTCGGTGTCGGGCGCAACTACAAGTGGGTCGACACGGCGAACCTCGCGAATCTGTGGGAGCAGCTGCACGAGGCGAGTTCCTTCGGGAACCGTGGGCTGTGGGTGGTCAACGTCGGCGACCTGAAGGGGAACGAGCTGCCGACCGAGTTCTTCCTGAACTACGCCTGGAATCCGGGACGTTGGGACCTGAAGAACCTGGAGGAGTGGGAGCGGGGGTTCGCGCGCCAGAACTTCGGGGCGGTGGTGGCGGCGGAGATCGCCGAGGTGCTGGGTGCGTACGGGCAGCTCCAGGCGCGACGTAAGCCCGAGCTGCTGAACCGCCGGATCACCCTCGATGAGACGAAGGACCCCACCAAGGACGAGCGGGCGATCGTCTACGACGACCAGGAGACGCCCTTCTTCTTCGGCCATCGTGAGCTGGAGCGGGTCACGGAGGAGTGGCGGGCGCTGGCGAAGCGGGCGGAACGGGTGGGGAGACGGCTTCCTGCCGCCGTTCAGGACGCCTGGTTCGAGCTGGTCGGGTACGCGGTGGCGGCTACGGCGAACCTGTACGGGCTGCGGGCGGCCGAGTTCGAGAACCTGCTGTACGCGGGGCAGGGGCGGGCGGCGACGAACGGCCGGGCGGCGGCTGCCGAGGCGGGGCTGGCACGGGACTTCGCGTTGGCCGACCGCTTCAACTCCGGGGTGGCGGGCGGGAAGTGGCGGGGCTTCCAGACGCAGCCGCACATCGGGTACGGGGACGTGGAGCGCTACGGCCCGAACGCCGGGTGGCAGCAGCCGGAGAAGAACAACGTGGCGCTGCCGGACGAGATCTTCCCCAAGGTGCGGCGGATCGAGGTGCCGGAGGCGGCGGACCTGGGGGTGGCGGTCGACGGGGCGGACGACTCGGGGCAGTGGTGGCCCCGGTCGGCGACGGAGGCGGTTCTGCCGGTCTTCAGCCCGTATCAGACGCGGCCTCAGCAGTACGTGGAGATCTTCAACCGGGGGCGTACGCCCTTCTCGTACCGGATCGAGTCGTCGGTGCCGTGGCTGGTGGTGGAGCGGTCGCGGGGGCGGGTCGAGGAGCAGGTGCGGGTGGGGGTACGGGTGGACTGGGGGCGGGTGCCGGCGGGGGGTGCGGAAGCCGCGCTGACGGTGTCCGGGGCCGGGGCCTCGGTCAGGGTGAAGGCCGTCGCGGAGAAGCCGACGGCGCGGGAGGCGCGGGGGCTGCGGGGGTTCGTCGAGGCGGGCGGGTATGTGGCGATCGACGCGGAGCACCACGCGCGGGCGGTGGGGTCGCCCGACGGGCGGGTGCGCTGGCGCCGGATCGAGCGGATCGGGCGTACGGGCGCGGGGGTGACGCCGTGGCCGGTGACGGCTGCCCGGCAGACGCCGGGGGGTACCGGGCCGCGCCTGGAGTACGAGGTCAGTGTTCTGTCGGCCGTGGACGAGGTGACGGTCCGGGCGTACGTCTCACCTCGGAACCCCACGCTGGCGACGGGCGGGCTGCGGTACGCCGTGTCCTTCGGCGCCGGTGCTCCCCAGGTCGTCGACATCAACGCCGTCACCGGGGCCGACGACGGGCTCATGAACAAGCAGTGGGCGCGCAACACCTCGGACAACGTGAACGTGACGGCGACCCGGCACGCGATCGCCGGGCCAGGGGTGCACCGGCTGACGTTCTGGATGGTCGACCCGACGGTGGTGCTGCAGCGGCTGGTGATCGACACGGGCGGACTGACGCCGACGTATCTGGGGCCGCTGGAGAGCCAGCGTGTCTGA
- a CDS encoding RNA polymerase sigma factor: MYDPAAFEVFYRRHVDAVTRFMARRVADPHTVADLTAETFLAVIDSARAYRPELGSETAWLYGIARNVVAAEARRSARQSALGGRIAGRRLLEADDIGRLEDKLDAEAAGRRALAALDGLPDGERAVVELVAVDQLSVTEAATALGIRKVTARVRLHRARRALRSAAVGSDHPAGLSYAGGEA, from the coding sequence ATGTACGATCCGGCGGCCTTCGAGGTCTTCTATCGCCGTCATGTCGACGCCGTCACCCGCTTCATGGCCCGGCGGGTCGCCGATCCGCACACCGTCGCCGATCTCACCGCCGAGACCTTCCTCGCGGTGATCGACTCCGCCCGCGCCTACCGGCCCGAGCTCGGAAGCGAAACGGCCTGGCTGTACGGCATCGCGCGCAACGTGGTGGCGGCGGAGGCGCGGCGCAGTGCGCGGCAGAGCGCGCTCGGCGGCCGGATCGCCGGGCGACGGCTGCTGGAGGCCGACGACATCGGCCGGCTGGAGGACAAGCTCGACGCCGAGGCGGCCGGACGCCGGGCGCTGGCCGCGCTGGACGGGCTGCCCGACGGGGAGCGCGCGGTCGTCGAACTCGTCGCCGTCGACCAGTTGAGCGTCACCGAGGCCGCCACGGCGCTGGGGATACGCAAGGTCACGGCGCGCGTACGGCTGCACCGGGCCCGCCGGGCGCTTCGCTCGGCGGCGGTGGGCAGCGACCATCCGGCAGGGCTCAGCTACGCAGGGGGAGAGGCATGA
- the tuf gene encoding elongation factor Tu has protein sequence MAKAKFERTKPHVNIGTIGHIDHGKTTLTAAITKVLHDAFPDLNEASAFDQIDKAPEERQRGITISIAHVEYQTETRHYAHVDCPGHADYIKNMITGAAQMDGAILVVAATDGPMPQTKEHVLLARQVGVPYIVVALNKADMVDDEEILELVELEVRELLSEYEFPGDDLPVVKVSALKALEGDKEWGQSVLDLMKAVDENIPQPERDVDKPFLMPIEDVFTITGRGTVVTGRIERGILKVNETVDIVGIKTEKTTTTVTGIEMFRKLLDEGQAGENVGLLLRGIKREDVERGQVIIKPGSVTPHTGFEAQAYILSKDEGGRHTPFFNNYRPQFYFRTTDVTGVVTLPEGTEMVMPGDNTEMTVELIQPIAMEEGLKFAIREGGRTVGAGQVIKITK, from the coding sequence GTGGCGAAGGCGAAGTTCGAGCGGACTAAGCCCCACGTCAACATCGGCACCATCGGTCACATCGACCACGGTAAGACGACCCTCACGGCCGCCATTACCAAGGTGCTGCACGACGCGTTCCCGGACCTGAACGAGGCCTCGGCCTTCGACCAGATCGACAAGGCTCCTGAGGAGCGCCAGCGCGGTATCACGATCTCGATCGCGCACGTCGAGTACCAGACCGAGACGCGTCACTACGCCCACGTCGACTGCCCCGGTCACGCGGACTACATCAAGAACATGATCACGGGTGCGGCGCAGATGGACGGCGCCATCCTCGTTGTCGCCGCCACCGACGGCCCGATGCCGCAGACCAAGGAGCACGTGCTCCTGGCCCGCCAGGTCGGTGTTCCGTACATCGTCGTCGCCCTGAACAAGGCCGACATGGTGGACGACGAGGAGATCCTGGAGCTCGTCGAGCTCGAGGTTCGTGAGCTGCTCTCCGAGTACGAGTTCCCGGGCGACGACCTGCCGGTCGTCAAGGTCTCGGCGCTCAAGGCCCTTGAGGGCGACAAGGAGTGGGGCCAGTCCGTCCTCGACCTGATGAAGGCCGTCGACGAGAACATCCCGCAGCCCGAGCGTGACGTCGACAAGCCGTTCCTGATGCCGATCGAGGACGTCTTCACGATCACCGGTCGTGGCACCGTCGTCACCGGTCGTATCGAGCGTGGCATCCTCAAGGTCAACGAGACCGTCGACATCGTCGGTATCAAGACCGAGAAGACCACCACCACGGTCACCGGCATCGAGATGTTCCGCAAGCTGCTCGACGAGGGCCAGGCCGGTGAGAACGTCGGTCTGCTGCTTCGTGGCATCAAGCGCGAGGACGTCGAGCGCGGCCAGGTCATCATCAAGCCCGGCTCGGTCACCCCGCACACCGGGTTCGAGGCCCAGGCGTACATCCTGTCCAAGGACGAGGGTGGCCGTCACACGCCGTTCTTCAACAACTACCGTCCCCAGTTCTACTTCCGTACGACGGACGTGACCGGCGTCGTGACCCTCCCCGAGGGCACCGAGATGGTCATGCCCGGCGACAACACGGAGATGACGGTTGAGCTCATTCAGCCCATCGCCATGGAAGAGGGCCTGAAGTTCGCCATCCGTGAGGGTGGCCGGACCGTGGGCGCCGGCCAGGTCATCAAGATCACGAAGTGA
- the fusA gene encoding elongation factor G, which produces MATTSLDLARVRNIGIMAHIDAGKTTTTERILFYTGVSYKIGEVHDGAATMDWMEQEQERGITITSAATTCHWPLEDNDYTINIIDTPGHVDFTVEVERSLRVLDGAVTVFDGVAGVEPQSETVWRQADRYGVPRICFVNKLDRTGAEFHRCVDMIKDRLGAVPIIMQLPIGAEMDFKGVVDLVRMKALVWSAEAAKGEMYDVVDIPATHAEAAEEYRGKLVETVAENDDEIMELFLEGQEPTEEQLYAAIRRITIASGKSDGITVTPVFCGTAFKNKGVQPLLDAVVRYLPTPLDVEAIEGHDVKDPEVVVKRKPSVDEPLSALAFKIMSDPHLGKLTFVRIYSGRLESGSAVLNSVKGKKERIGKIYRMHANKREEIEAVGAGDIVAVMGLKQTTTGETLCDDKQPVILESMDFPAPVIQVAIEPKSKGDQEKLGVAIQRLAEEDPSFQVHSDEETGQTIIGGMGELHLEVLVDRMRREFKVEANVGKPQVAYRETIRKTVERVDYTHKKQTGGTGQFAKVQIAIEPITETDGPAYEFVNKVTGGRIPREYIPSVDAGAQEAMQFGILAGYEMTGVRVTLLDGGYHEVDSSELAFKIAGSQAFKEAARKASPVLLEPMMAVEVTTPEESMGDVIGDLNSRRGQIQAMEERSGARVVKGLVPLSEMFGYVGDLRSKTSGRASYSMQFDSYAEVPRNVAEEIIAKAKGE; this is translated from the coding sequence ATGGCTACCACTTCACTTGACCTGGCCAGGGTCCGCAACATCGGGATCATGGCCCACATCGACGCGGGCAAGACGACCACCACCGAGCGGATCCTCTTCTACACCGGCGTCAGCTACAAGATCGGTGAGGTCCACGACGGCGCTGCCACCATGGACTGGATGGAGCAGGAGCAGGAGCGTGGCATCACGATCACCTCTGCTGCCACCACCTGTCACTGGCCGCTCGAGGACAACGACTACACGATCAACATCATCGACACCCCGGGCCACGTCGACTTCACGGTCGAGGTGGAGCGTTCGCTCCGCGTGCTCGACGGTGCCGTCACGGTGTTCGACGGTGTCGCCGGCGTGGAGCCGCAGTCCGAGACGGTGTGGCGTCAGGCCGACCGTTACGGCGTGCCGCGCATCTGCTTCGTGAACAAGCTCGACCGGACCGGCGCGGAGTTCCACCGCTGCGTCGACATGATCAAGGACCGGCTTGGCGCCGTTCCGATCATCATGCAGCTGCCGATCGGTGCCGAGATGGACTTCAAGGGCGTTGTGGACCTGGTCCGCATGAAGGCGCTCGTGTGGTCCGCCGAGGCGGCGAAGGGCGAGATGTACGACGTCGTCGACATCCCCGCCACGCACGCCGAGGCTGCCGAGGAGTACCGCGGCAAGCTGGTCGAGACCGTCGCGGAGAACGACGACGAGATCATGGAGCTGTTCCTGGAGGGCCAGGAGCCCACCGAGGAGCAGCTGTACGCCGCGATCCGTCGCATCACCATCGCGTCCGGCAAGAGTGACGGCATCACGGTCACCCCGGTGTTCTGTGGCACCGCGTTCAAGAACAAGGGCGTTCAGCCCCTGCTCGACGCGGTCGTGCGCTACCTGCCGACCCCGCTTGACGTCGAGGCCATCGAGGGCCACGACGTGAAGGACCCCGAGGTCGTGGTCAAGCGCAAGCCGTCCGTGGACGAGCCGCTGTCGGCGCTGGCGTTCAAGATCATGAGCGACCCGCACCTGGGCAAGCTCACCTTCGTCCGGATCTACTCCGGTCGCCTGGAGTCCGGCAGCGCCGTGCTGAACTCCGTCAAGGGCAAGAAGGAGCGCATCGGCAAGATCTACCGTATGCACGCGAACAAGCGTGAGGAGATCGAGGCGGTGGGCGCCGGCGACATCGTCGCCGTGATGGGTCTGAAGCAGACCACGACCGGTGAGACGCTGTGCGACGACAAGCAGCCGGTGATCCTGGAGTCCATGGACTTCCCGGCGCCGGTCATCCAGGTCGCCATCGAGCCCAAGTCCAAGGGTGACCAGGAGAAGCTGGGTGTCGCCATCCAGCGTCTCGCGGAGGAGGACCCCTCCTTCCAGGTTCACTCCGACGAGGAGACGGGCCAGACCATCATCGGTGGTATGGGCGAGCTGCACCTCGAGGTGCTGGTCGACCGTATGCGCCGTGAGTTCAAGGTCGAGGCCAACGTCGGCAAGCCGCAGGTCGCCTACCGCGAGACGATCCGCAAGACCGTCGAGCGCGTGGACTACACCCACAAGAAGCAGACCGGTGGTACCGGTCAGTTCGCCAAGGTGCAGATCGCGATCGAGCCCATCACCGAGACCGATGGTCCGGCGTACGAGTTCGTGAACAAGGTCACCGGTGGCCGCATCCCGCGGGAGTACATCCCTTCGGTGGACGCCGGTGCGCAGGAGGCCATGCAGTTCGGCATCCTTGCGGGCTACGAGATGACGGGCGTCCGCGTCACGCTTCTCGACGGTGGCTACCACGAGGTCGACTCCTCGGAGCTCGCGTTCAAGATCGCCGGTTCGCAGGCCTTCAAGGAGGCCGCGCGCAAGGCCAGCCCCGTGCTGCTCGAGCCGATGATGGCCGTCGAGGTCACCACGCCCGAGGAGTCGATGGGCGATGTGATCGGCGACCTCAACTCCCGCCGTGGCCAGATCCAGGCCATGGAGGAGCGCAGCGGCGCCCGCGTCGTGAAGGGCCTCGTGCCCCTCTCGGAGATGTTCGGCTACGTCGGAGACCTCCGCAGCAAGACCTCGGGTCGCGCAAGCTACTCGATGCAGTTCGACTCCTACGCCGAGGTTCCGCGGAACGTCGCCGAGGAGATCATCGCGAAGGCCAAGGGCGAGTAA
- the rpsG gene encoding 30S ribosomal protein S7 — protein MPRKGPAPKRPVIIDPVYGSPLVTSLINKVLLNGKRSTAERIVYGAMEGLREKTSNDPVITLKRALENIKPTLEVKSRRVGGATYQVPIEVKPGRANTLALRWLVGYSRARREKTMTERLLNELLDASNGLGAAVKKREDTHKMAESNKAFAHYRW, from the coding sequence ATGCCTCGTAAGGGCCCCGCCCCGAAGCGCCCGGTCATCATCGACCCGGTCTACGGTTCTCCTCTTGTCACGTCGCTGATCAACAAGGTGCTGCTGAACGGCAAGCGCTCCACCGCCGAGCGCATCGTGTACGGCGCCATGGAGGGCCTGCGCGAGAAGACCAGCAACGACCCGGTCATCACGCTGAAGCGCGCTCTGGAGAACATCAAGCCGACCCTCGAGGTCAAGTCCCGCCGTGTCGGTGGTGCGACGTACCAGGTTCCGATCGAGGTCAAGCCCGGTCGTGCCAACACGCTCGCGCTGCGCTGGCTGGTCGGTTACTCCCGCGCCCGTCGCGAGAAGACCATGACCGAGCGTCTGCTCAACGAGCTTCTCGATGCGTCCAACGGCCTCGGTGCCGCTGTGAAGAAGCGCGAGGACACCCACAAGATGGCCGAGTCCAACAAGGCCTTCGCGCACTACCGCTGGTAG
- the rpsL gene encoding 30S ribosomal protein S12: MPTIQQLVRKGRQDKVEKNKTPALEGSPQRRGVCTRVFTTTPKKPNSALRKVARVRLTSGIEVTAYIPGEGHNLQEHSIVLVRGGRVKDLPGVRYKIIRGSLDTQGVKNRKQARSRYGAKKEK, encoded by the coding sequence GTGCCTACGATCCAGCAGCTGGTCCGGAAGGGCCGGCAGGACAAGGTCGAGAAGAACAAGACGCCCGCACTCGAGGGTTCGCCCCAGCGTCGCGGCGTCTGCACGCGTGTGTTCACGACCACCCCGAAGAAGCCGAACTCGGCCCTGCGTAAGGTCGCGCGTGTGCGTCTGACCAGCGGGATCGAGGTCACTGCTTACATTCCGGGTGAGGGACACAACCTGCAGGAGCACTCCATCGTGCTCGTGCGCGGCGGCCGTGTGAAGGACCTGCCCGGTGTTCGCTACAAGATCATCCGCGGTTCGCTTGACACCCAGGGTGTCAAGAACCGCAAGCAGGCCCGCAGCCGCTACGGCGCCAAGAAGGAGAAGTAA
- a CDS encoding DUF1707 and DUF4190 domain-containing protein, which yields MSNPSWQPIPWQQGQGNSPSLLAAHADRERAVDVLKAGFSEGRLPMDEYERRVERAYKARTVGELSLLVADLPQGPSGMQPTAMAPMVPRTFMPAPVLPPPTNGKAVGSMVCGVLTTMTLGLTGIPAVILGHSARSEIKRTGEGGEGFALAGIILGWLSVAGWVFFIMLMMIAGASSSSGI from the coding sequence GTGTCGAACCCGTCGTGGCAGCCGATTCCGTGGCAGCAGGGGCAGGGCAATAGTCCTTCGCTGCTCGCCGCACATGCCGACCGTGAGCGTGCTGTGGATGTACTGAAGGCGGGCTTCAGCGAGGGCCGCCTTCCGATGGACGAGTACGAGAGGCGCGTGGAGAGGGCCTACAAGGCGCGCACAGTGGGGGAGCTGTCCCTTCTGGTCGCCGACCTGCCCCAGGGCCCCTCAGGGATGCAGCCGACCGCCATGGCTCCCATGGTTCCGAGAACCTTCATGCCGGCGCCCGTGCTGCCCCCACCGACCAACGGCAAGGCCGTCGGCTCCATGGTGTGCGGTGTCCTCACCACCATGACGCTGGGGCTCACCGGCATTCCGGCGGTCATTCTCGGCCACTCCGCCCGCTCCGAGATCAAGCGCACGGGCGAGGGCGGCGAGGGCTTCGCCCTGGCCGGGATCATCCTCGGCTGGCTTTCCGTGGCGGGCTGGGTCTTCTTCATCATGCTCATGATGATCGCGGGGGCGTCGTCGAGCAGCGGAATCTGA